In Leptospira sp. WS58.C1, a single genomic region encodes these proteins:
- a CDS encoding SpoIIE family protein phosphatase, giving the protein MIHQEQSFRRFVWALEKKWIQTVCILGFTLVPIFGGLDYFIIPKEYLDENLGYFLSLRAFASFFVLIQYIILRFSKPNAWNTVHAFVFTFVVGGIITLMTARLGGFESSYYAGLNLVLIAVNLFLPWNAVKGALNSGIILVQYLVVNLIFDHDYKLISIINNLYFLAGTMIISVTIAHFKFNLTKSEFEKMDVISTLKSQQDGDYFLTSLVLQPLSLNLSKSEIVPVEFFTSQKKKFTFKNWTQEIGGDISVSNVITLKGRRYVVFVNADAMGKSLQGAGGAIVFGAVFHAMIQRTKMLETNQNQYPERWLRNAVIELQKTFESFDGAMMISLVIGLVDEESGLVYYINAEHPFPVLYRDGRASFIDSQIYFRKIGMLEIKSRFFVSLFQLQPGDKLILGSDGREDLMVFDPTIGGKSMVEDENFFLHIVEQGKGELREIVSILKDSGDIIDDLSLVKISFDPAKRENGPGNSLRAPSQYSENGTHTNGYKHAEDLEVLKELVSSSSKNGDIEESIQAAIRLVEIYPGESNYLYFLAKTFNRHRDYKESVEQGERFRYRQPDHVNNLLVLSDSYRRLGNRRRAELLLKEVFSFEPQNQTAINLLGKLRNHNGKDLIKSN; this is encoded by the coding sequence ATGATTCATCAAGAGCAAAGTTTCAGGCGATTCGTCTGGGCCCTCGAAAAAAAATGGATCCAAACCGTCTGTATCCTAGGTTTCACCCTGGTCCCTATATTCGGAGGTTTAGATTATTTTATCATTCCGAAAGAATATTTGGACGAGAACCTCGGCTATTTTCTATCGTTAAGAGCCTTCGCTTCCTTTTTCGTATTGATACAATATATAATATTACGTTTTTCCAAACCAAACGCTTGGAATACGGTGCATGCGTTTGTCTTTACCTTTGTTGTCGGCGGAATAATCACCTTAATGACGGCACGTTTAGGAGGATTCGAATCCTCGTATTATGCCGGATTAAATCTAGTTTTGATCGCCGTGAACCTATTCCTACCTTGGAATGCCGTAAAAGGAGCCTTAAATAGCGGGATCATTCTCGTTCAATATCTAGTAGTAAATCTGATTTTCGATCATGACTACAAATTGATCTCGATAATCAATAACCTGTATTTTTTAGCTGGGACCATGATCATTTCGGTTACCATAGCTCATTTCAAATTCAATCTCACAAAATCCGAATTCGAAAAGATGGATGTAATCAGCACCTTGAAGTCCCAGCAGGACGGGGATTATTTCCTCACCTCTCTGGTATTGCAACCTTTAAGTTTGAATCTCTCCAAAAGTGAGATCGTTCCTGTGGAATTCTTCACTAGCCAAAAGAAGAAATTCACCTTTAAAAATTGGACCCAAGAGATCGGCGGAGATATAAGCGTTTCGAACGTTATCACTCTCAAGGGGAGAAGATACGTCGTTTTTGTAAATGCAGACGCTATGGGAAAATCCCTGCAAGGTGCAGGTGGGGCGATCGTTTTCGGCGCTGTATTTCATGCTATGATCCAAAGGACCAAAATGTTGGAAACGAACCAAAACCAATATCCGGAGCGTTGGTTAAGAAACGCAGTGATTGAACTGCAAAAGACCTTCGAAAGTTTCGACGGAGCGATGATGATCTCTCTTGTGATCGGACTCGTGGACGAAGAATCCGGTCTGGTATACTACATAAATGCAGAACATCCTTTTCCGGTATTATACAGAGACGGAAGAGCCTCCTTTATCGATTCTCAGATATACTTTAGAAAGATCGGAATGTTGGAGATCAAAAGCAGATTTTTCGTAAGTTTATTCCAGCTCCAACCGGGAGATAAACTGATCCTCGGATCAGACGGAAGAGAAGACCTGATGGTGTTCGATCCAACCATAGGCGGCAAAAGTATGGTAGAAGACGAAAACTTCTTCCTACATATCGTCGAACAAGGAAAAGGCGAATTAAGGGAAATAGTTTCCATCTTAAAAGACTCGGGAGATATAATCGACGACCTTTCCTTAGTAAAAATCTCCTTCGATCCGGCAAAAAGGGAGAATGGACCGGGTAATTCCTTACGAGCCCCATCTCAATATTCCGAAAACGGAACGCACACAAACGGTTATAAACACGCTGAAGATCTAGAAGTTCTCAAGGAATTAGTATCTTCCTCTTCTAAAAACGGAGATATAGAAGAGTCTATTCAAGCCGCAATACGATTAGTGGAAATCTATCCTGGTGAAAGTAATTATCTCTACTTTCTTGCCAAAACTTTCAACAGACATAGGGATTACAAAGAATCCGTGGAGCAAGGGGAACGTTTTCGTTACCGCCAACCGGATCACGTGAATAATCTTCTGGTACTTTCCGATTCGTATCGCCGTCTCGGGAACAGAAGAAGGGCGGAACTTCTACTTAAAGAGGTCTTCTCTTTCGAACCCCAAAATCAAACGGCGATAAATCTTTTAGGTAAATTAAGAAATCATAATGGGAAAGACCTCATCAAATCAAATTGA
- a CDS encoding PilZ domain-containing protein codes for MGKTSSNQIDKSYEKLLPKEEVFIPTYSCFYKIHSVNKEESSAKASLGDISKYGTRIICEKRISGEAVLGSVLDMSIFTDVLQYSRKLSGVIRWEKRSEKGWEYGIQFDEPIHLDLFRAIHDSLTGIKIRVESAEPKTPHQKALSIVFQTKEKIQSIQPLLSQLESSLNDHEYAVGYNLKEEIYKSVFLLLSPIYNFLKEKTNELYHELDPVEINYNFSYLREELQCYLFLDPFVKRATTKPLGYAGDFEMMDAIYRDTNEGTNLLGKSLHKCTLNLKSAQAVFHRQNFFYRTILDRLRNKEGKLCVLSVACGPAREMVTLINEADQSTLDKLTIYLLDQDPRAITEAKHGIRIALLKNHKQVDFHCLNVEIARFAANPGKFVLHTGIDLIYSAGLFDYIKMKTAQKICSHLYSILNPTGEIFLGNFSDASDEIGIMEVMDWSLIYRSDEELLKFADSVQGPKTTGVIDDVLPQKFFYLLKSADSKN; via the coding sequence ATGGGAAAGACCTCATCAAATCAAATTGATAAAAGTTACGAAAAACTCCTCCCTAAAGAAGAAGTTTTTATTCCGACATATAGCTGCTTCTATAAAATTCACTCAGTGAATAAAGAGGAAAGTTCCGCGAAAGCCTCGCTGGGGGATATTTCCAAATACGGCACGAGGATCATCTGCGAAAAAAGGATCTCGGGGGAAGCCGTACTCGGCTCTGTGTTGGACATGAGCATATTTACCGATGTTCTACAATACAGTCGCAAACTAAGCGGAGTGATTCGCTGGGAAAAAAGATCTGAAAAAGGGTGGGAATACGGGATTCAGTTTGACGAACCGATCCATTTAGACCTATTTCGCGCCATTCACGATTCCTTAACCGGGATAAAGATCCGAGTAGAATCTGCAGAACCGAAAACTCCCCATCAGAAAGCCTTATCCATAGTATTTCAAACCAAGGAGAAAATCCAAAGTATCCAACCTTTATTGTCTCAACTCGAATCCAGCCTAAACGATCATGAATACGCTGTGGGATACAATCTGAAAGAAGAAATTTATAAATCCGTATTTCTTCTTTTGAGCCCGATTTATAATTTCTTAAAGGAAAAAACAAACGAACTCTACCACGAGCTGGATCCGGTCGAGATCAACTACAACTTCTCTTATCTTAGGGAAGAACTACAATGTTATCTTTTCTTGGATCCTTTCGTAAAAAGAGCCACAACAAAGCCATTAGGCTACGCAGGCGATTTCGAGATGATGGATGCGATCTATCGGGATACAAACGAAGGAACCAACCTTTTAGGAAAAAGTCTTCATAAATGTACCTTGAATCTGAAATCCGCACAGGCGGTATTTCATAGGCAGAATTTCTTTTACAGAACGATCTTAGATAGACTGAGGAATAAAGAAGGAAAACTCTGCGTTCTATCCGTGGCATGCGGTCCCGCAAGAGAAATGGTTACGCTGATCAACGAGGCGGATCAAAGTACATTGGATAAATTAACGATCTATTTATTGGACCAGGATCCGAGAGCGATTACCGAGGCTAAACACGGAATCCGAATTGCTTTATTAAAAAATCATAAACAAGTTGATTTTCATTGTCTAAACGTCGAAATCGCTAGATTCGCTGCGAATCCGGGAAAATTTGTCCTGCATACCGGGATCGATTTGATCTATTCGGCGGGACTTTTCGATTATATTAAGATGAAAACGGCTCAGAAGATTTGTTCTCACCTGTATTCCATACTGAATCCTACGGGAGAGATCTTTTTAGGAAATTTCTCCGACGCTTCCGATGAGATCGGAATCATGGAAGTTATGGATTGGAGCCTGATATATAGGAGCGACGAAGAACTCCTAAAATTCGCGGATTCAGTCCAAGGTCCTAAAACGACCGGAGTCATCGATGATGTTCTTCCGCAGAAGTTTTTCTATCTATTGAAGTCAGCCGATTCGAAGAATTAA